One Pyrus communis chromosome 13, drPyrComm1.1, whole genome shotgun sequence genomic window carries:
- the LOC137712299 gene encoding uncharacterized protein yields the protein MVGSGSSGGDLQTPQFDGANYDFWAVKMETILIAHDLWDVVELGVQVQQIPEEEEGSGDEGSEAEQIPVEPPTISREDRIKNAKVLSLIQGAITDELFPRIRNEKTAKGAWDILRREFR from the coding sequence ATGGTGGGATCAGGTTCTTCCGGTGGAGACTTACAAACTCCACAGTTCGATGGTGCAAACTACGATTTTTGGGCTGTCAAGATGGAAACTATCCTCATAGCGCATGATCTATGGGATGTAGTGGAACTCGGTGTACAAGTGCAGCAGATTCCTGAAGAGGAAGAAGGTTCTGGAGATGAGGGTAGCGAGGCTGAGCAAATTCCAGTGGAACCACCAACCATCTCCAGAGAAGACAGAATAAAAAACGCCAAGGTGTTGAGTCTTATACAAGGAGCTATAACAGATGAGCTTTTTCCTCGTATCAGAAATGAGAAGACTGCAAAAGGGGCTTGGGACATCCTGAGAAGAGAGTTCAGATGA